In Nocardioides dokdonensis FR1436, the following are encoded in one genomic region:
- a CDS encoding GAF and ANTAR domain-containing protein, which produces MEPLESFADQLADAARSMQGWANTQLTLEKVVLVATEMIQGCDLVGISVCHKDRIDTPVGSNETLNRIDELQFVLKEGPCFDALHMHEIVRSGDLVNDQRWPTWGPLVAREVGVVSIVSYRLYTTRDTLGAMNLYSAGSDAFDADDINNGHALAAHVGVALAASQNTEHLEEAIASRTVIGRAEGILMERFDLPADQAFGVLRRVSQGRNVKLNRIAEELVRTGETPR; this is translated from the coding sequence ATGGAGCCTCTCGAGAGCTTCGCCGACCAGCTGGCCGATGCTGCGCGCTCGATGCAGGGATGGGCGAACACGCAGCTGACGCTCGAGAAGGTCGTGCTGGTGGCCACCGAGATGATCCAGGGGTGCGACCTGGTCGGGATCTCCGTGTGCCACAAGGACAGGATCGACACCCCGGTGGGGAGCAACGAGACGCTGAACCGGATCGACGAGCTCCAGTTCGTGCTCAAGGAAGGCCCCTGTTTCGACGCGCTCCACATGCACGAGATCGTGCGCAGCGGCGACCTGGTCAACGACCAGCGCTGGCCCACGTGGGGGCCCTTGGTCGCGAGGGAGGTGGGCGTCGTCTCGATCGTGAGCTATCGCCTGTACACCACCCGGGACACGCTCGGCGCCATGAACCTCTACTCGGCTGGGTCCGACGCGTTCGACGCCGACGACATCAACAACGGACATGCGCTCGCCGCCCACGTCGGCGTGGCGCTCGCTGCCTCGCAGAACACCGAGCACCTCGAGGAGGCGATCGCCAGTCGCACGGTGATAGGTCGGGCCGAGGGCATCCTGATGGAACGCTTCGACCTGCCGGCAGACCAGGCGTTCGGAGTGCTGCGCCGCGTCTCGCAAGGGCGCAACGTGAAGCTCAACCGCATAGCCGAGGAGCTGGTGCGCACGGGTGAGACGCCGAGGTGA
- a CDS encoding TetR/AcrR family transcriptional regulator C-terminal domain-containing protein has product MAAAVGLADAEGVAALSMRSVGRSLGVEAMSLYHHVAHKEDLLDGMVDAVFAEFHAPVIGGDWREEMRRRSLSARTVLKKHPWAVGMMEARRSAGFETLRHHDAVLGCLREAGFSLALTGHAFAVLDAHLYGFLVQELSLPFDGEQDLAALGEQMLDALPEGQLPYFREFALEHALQPGYAFGDEFDVGLELVLDGLEARLRAG; this is encoded by the coding sequence GTGGCGGCAGCCGTCGGCCTCGCCGACGCCGAGGGCGTGGCGGCGCTCTCGATGCGCTCGGTCGGCAGGTCGCTGGGAGTGGAGGCGATGTCGCTCTACCACCACGTGGCCCACAAGGAGGACCTGCTCGACGGCATGGTCGACGCGGTGTTCGCGGAGTTCCACGCACCCGTGATCGGTGGCGACTGGCGCGAGGAGATGCGTCGGCGCTCGCTCTCGGCGCGCACGGTGCTCAAGAAGCACCCGTGGGCGGTGGGGATGATGGAGGCGCGCCGCAGCGCCGGCTTCGAGACCCTGCGCCACCACGACGCGGTGCTCGGCTGCCTGCGCGAGGCCGGCTTCTCACTCGCGCTGACGGGGCACGCCTTCGCCGTCCTCGATGCTCACCTCTACGGCTTCCTGGTCCAGGAGCTCAGCCTGCCCTTCGACGGCGAGCAGGACCTGGCCGCGCTGGGGGAGCAGATGCTCGATGCCCTCCCCGAGGGACAGCTGCCCTACTTCCGCGAGTTCGCCCTCGAGCACGCCCTCCAGCCCGGCTACGCCTTCGGTGACGAGTTCGACGTCGGGCTGGAGCTGGTGCTCGACGGGCTGGAGGCCAGGCTCCGCGCAGGGTGA
- a CDS encoding NAD(P)-dependent alcohol dehydrogenase codes for MHALTQRRYGGTETLVLDDLPTPSAGPREVLVRVRAAGVDRGTWHLMTGQPYATRLAFGLRRPKHPVLGRDLAGVVEQVGSEVTTVTVGEEVIGTANGSFAELAVVPETRLARKPAGLSFAEAAVLPVSGGTALQALRLARVGPGDRVLVIGASGGVGSYAVQVAVALGAEVTGVASGAKADLVRSLGATHVVDHTHEEIDQTDRRYHVIIDLAGLRPLSLLRRCLAPDGTLVVAGGEGGDRWLGGTHRQLGALALSAFTRQRLTALLSKERAADFAELSAMVERGTLRPTLERTYSLDEAPKAIEHLAAGHVRGKVAVVL; via the coding sequence ATGCATGCCCTGACCCAACGCCGCTACGGCGGCACCGAGACCCTCGTCCTCGACGACCTGCCGACCCCCTCCGCCGGGCCGCGGGAGGTGCTCGTCCGCGTCCGCGCCGCCGGCGTCGATCGCGGCACCTGGCACCTGATGACGGGGCAGCCCTACGCCACCCGGCTCGCCTTCGGGCTGCGCCGCCCCAAGCACCCCGTGCTGGGCCGCGACCTGGCCGGCGTCGTCGAACAGGTCGGCTCCGAGGTCACGACCGTGACCGTGGGTGAGGAGGTCATCGGCACCGCGAACGGCTCCTTCGCCGAGCTCGCCGTGGTCCCCGAGACGCGCCTGGCCCGCAAGCCCGCCGGACTCTCCTTCGCGGAGGCCGCCGTCCTCCCCGTCTCGGGCGGCACCGCGCTGCAGGCCCTCCGGCTGGCCCGTGTCGGGCCCGGCGACCGGGTGCTCGTCATCGGCGCCTCCGGCGGCGTCGGGTCGTACGCCGTCCAGGTCGCCGTCGCGCTGGGCGCCGAGGTCACCGGGGTCGCCAGCGGCGCCAAGGCGGACCTCGTCCGCTCGCTGGGTGCCACCCACGTCGTCGACCACACCCACGAGGAGATCGACCAGACCGACCGGCGCTACCACGTGATCATCGACCTCGCCGGCCTGCGTCCGCTCTCCCTGCTGCGCCGCTGCCTGGCCCCCGACGGCACCCTCGTGGTCGCCGGCGGGGAGGGCGGCGACCGCTGGCTCGGCGGCACCCACCGACAGCTCGGCGCCCTGGCCCTCTCCGCCTTCACCCGGCAGCGACTCACGGCTCTCCTGAGCAAGGAACGCGCGGCCGACTTCGCGGAGCTGTCCGCCATGGTCGAGCGGGGCACCCTGCGGCCCACCCTCGAGCGCACCTACTCCCTCGACGAGGCGCCCAAGGCGATCGAGCACCTGGCCGCCGGTCACGTGCGGGGCAAGGTGGCGGTGGTCCTGTGA